GGTCCTAGCCTATTACCCCCTTGGGCACGGGAAACTAGCTAATAATGCTTCGCTTAGGAGGATCGGGGAGAAGATGGGCAAGACACCGGCTCAAGTGGCATTGAATTGGTTGATTCAGAAAAATGCATTCCCAATACCAAGGGCCTCCCGGAGGAGCCACGTAATTGAGAATCTAGGCGCCTCTGGATGGATGATTAGCTATGACGACATTAGGAGCCTAGAGAATGAATTTAGGATTCAGGATTGATTTGATTTGTGCTTACCTGTATGCTTTTTGCCTCTTGCTGCGTGCATGCTTTAGCCCAGGCTTCTTGGGCTCAGTCCTTCTATGGTCTCCCTTTATCATGGATTCATCGTAGACGCTGAACAACCTATATAGATTCTGGTCCTGGAAGTACTCCAGTAAACCCCTCGCAATAGCCATCCTTACCGCCGATGCTTGCCCCATGAAGCCGCCGCCAGACACCGATACNTCGATATCAACTTGGCTAGATAATTTCCCGGCTAGAGTAAGGGGCTCCATCATTTTTAGCCTAGCCATCTCAATGGGCCAAATCTCCACTGGAACACCATTAATCCTAACCCTCCCAATTCCCTGCTTCACAATGGCCTTCGCTATGGCGGTCTTCTTCTTGCCTACAGCTATGACTACCTTTATGCCCTTAACTGTTTGGGCAATAGTGTTCGGTATGGCCCTAATCCTCCTTGTTTCTTGCTGCTCCTCTTGTTTCTGTACTTCTTCTTGCTCCGCCATGATTACCTCGCCTCCTCACCCTTTGCCTCGCCTTGCGTGGGCGGGGCGTTAATGA
Above is a genomic segment from Thermocladium sp. ECH_B containing:
- a CDS encoding 30S ribosomal protein S9, whose translation is MAQTVKGIKVVIAVGKKKTAIAKAIVKQGIGRVRINGVPVEIWPIEMARLKMMEPLTLAGKLSSQVDIXVSVSGGGFMGQASAVRMAIARGLLEYFQDQNLYRLFSVYDESMIKGDHRRTEPKKPGLKHARSKRQKAYR